From the Carya illinoinensis cultivar Pawnee chromosome 4, C.illinoinensisPawnee_v1, whole genome shotgun sequence genome, one window contains:
- the LOC122307634 gene encoding arogenate dehydratase/prephenate dehydratase 1, chloroplastic-like isoform X2 produces the protein MSLVLWGLIQRKRLHSSPNLHAHLCSPIRQPLSVSDLSSTADDGSKVRISFKGFPGSYSEDAALKAYPKCETVPCNEFEDAIKAVELWLADKAVLPIENSLGGSIHRNYDLLLRHRLHIVGEVQLAFNLCLLALPGVRAEYLKRVISHPQALSSSDILLSKLGVARENMDDTAGAAQYVASNGLRDAGVVASARAAEIYGLNILAEGIQDDSDTVTRFLVLARDPIIPRTNKPFKTSIVFTLDEGPGVLFKALAVFALRDINLTKIESRPQRKRPLRVVDDSDTGSAKYFDYLFYIDFEASMAEPRAQTALGHLQEFATFLRILGCYAMETIL, from the exons ATGAGTTTGGTTTTATGGG GTCTCATTCAGAGAAAGCGATTGCATTCTTCACCTAATCTTCACGCGCATTTATGCTCACCTATTCGAC AACCATTATCTGTATCTGACCTTTCTAGTACTGCTGATGATGGTTCGAAGGTGCGAATATCATTCAAG GGATTTCCTGGGTCATATAGTGAGGATGCTGCACTCAAAGCCTACCCTAAATGTGAAACTGTTCCTTGTAACGAGTTTGAAGATGCAATTAAG GCTGTTGAACTATGGCTGGCTGATAAAGCAGTTCTCCCAATTGAGAATTCTTTAGGTGGAAGTATCCATCGCAATTACGATTTACTCCTTCGTCATAGGCTTCATATTGTAGGTGAGGTGCAGTTGGCTTTTAATCTCTGCCTTTTAGCCCTGCCAGGTGTCAGAGCAGAGTACTTGAAACGTGTTATAAGCCATCCGCAg GCACTCTCCTCAAGTGATATTCTCCTGAGTAAGTTAGGTGTTGCCAGAGAAAATATGGATGATACAGCTGGGGCCGCTCAG TATGTAGCCTCAAACGGTCTGAGGGATGCTGGTGTTGTTGCAAGTGCTCGAGCTGCAGAAATCTATGGGCTTAACATACTTGCTGAAGGAATCCAG GATGACTCTGATACTGTTACTCGTTTTCTGGTACTAGCAAGGGATCCAATAATTCCAAGAACTAATAAGCCCTTTAAG ACAAGCATTGTGTTTACTTTGGATGAAGGCCCTGGAGTTTTATTTAAAGCCTTGGCAGTGTTTGCACTGAGAGACATAAATTTGACAAAG ATTGAAAGTCGGCCACAGCGTAAACGGCCATTAAGGGTAGTCGATGACTCCGACACAGGGAGTGCCAA ATATTTTGACTACCTGTTctatattgattttgaggcttcTATGGCAGAGCCCCGTGCACAAACTGCTTTAGGACATTTGCAG GAATTTGCAACATTCCTCCGCATACTTGGTTGCTATGCCATGGAAACAATTCTGTAG
- the LOC122307634 gene encoding arogenate dehydratase/prephenate dehydratase 1, chloroplastic-like isoform X1, translated as MALKAMVAFGGSSPHYGWKDLGSKPSEFALSWINGSGEVCKWIRFGGFSSFSACRAIRSVEDGNTSKRGTELQRVIEQTGNDVSMRLQKDLSSLPKPLSVSDLSSTADDGSKVRISFKGFPGSYSEDAALKAYPKCETVPCNEFEDAIKAVELWLADKAVLPIENSLGGSIHRNYDLLLRHRLHIVGEVQLAFNLCLLALPGVRAEYLKRVISHPQALSSSDILLSKLGVARENMDDTAGAAQYVASNGLRDAGVVASARAAEIYGLNILAEGIQDDSDTVTRFLVLARDPIIPRTNKPFKTSIVFTLDEGPGVLFKALAVFALRDINLTKIESRPQRKRPLRVVDDSDTGSAKYFDYLFYIDFEASMAEPRAQTALGHLQEFATFLRILGCYAMETIL; from the exons ATGGCTTTGAAGGCTATGGTTGCTTTTGGGGGCTCTAGTCCTCACTATGGTTGGAAAGATTTGGGGTCTAAGCCATCTGAGTTTGCATTGAGTTGGATTAATGGATCAGGGGAAGTGTGCAAATGGATTCGTTTTGGTGGCTTCTCTAGTTTCTCGGCTTGCCGGGCCATACGGTCCGTAGAAGACGGGAACACGTCCAAGCGGGGCACCGAGTTGCAACGAGTAATTGAACAGACGGGGAACGATGTTTCAATGAGATTGCAAAAGGATTTAAGCTCATTGCCAA AACCATTATCTGTATCTGACCTTTCTAGTACTGCTGATGATGGTTCGAAGGTGCGAATATCATTCAAG GGATTTCCTGGGTCATATAGTGAGGATGCTGCACTCAAAGCCTACCCTAAATGTGAAACTGTTCCTTGTAACGAGTTTGAAGATGCAATTAAG GCTGTTGAACTATGGCTGGCTGATAAAGCAGTTCTCCCAATTGAGAATTCTTTAGGTGGAAGTATCCATCGCAATTACGATTTACTCCTTCGTCATAGGCTTCATATTGTAGGTGAGGTGCAGTTGGCTTTTAATCTCTGCCTTTTAGCCCTGCCAGGTGTCAGAGCAGAGTACTTGAAACGTGTTATAAGCCATCCGCAg GCACTCTCCTCAAGTGATATTCTCCTGAGTAAGTTAGGTGTTGCCAGAGAAAATATGGATGATACAGCTGGGGCCGCTCAG TATGTAGCCTCAAACGGTCTGAGGGATGCTGGTGTTGTTGCAAGTGCTCGAGCTGCAGAAATCTATGGGCTTAACATACTTGCTGAAGGAATCCAG GATGACTCTGATACTGTTACTCGTTTTCTGGTACTAGCAAGGGATCCAATAATTCCAAGAACTAATAAGCCCTTTAAG ACAAGCATTGTGTTTACTTTGGATGAAGGCCCTGGAGTTTTATTTAAAGCCTTGGCAGTGTTTGCACTGAGAGACATAAATTTGACAAAG ATTGAAAGTCGGCCACAGCGTAAACGGCCATTAAGGGTAGTCGATGACTCCGACACAGGGAGTGCCAA ATATTTTGACTACCTGTTctatattgattttgaggcttcTATGGCAGAGCCCCGTGCACAAACTGCTTTAGGACATTTGCAG GAATTTGCAACATTCCTCCGCATACTTGGTTGCTATGCCATGGAAACAATTCTGTAG